In Candidatus Tiamatella incendiivivens, the sequence ATGAAAGAACTTATGCGCTCTACAAAAGAATCGATGATGAAAATGGGTAAGGGATTGGAGTATCAGAGCCCGGTAATCTACAGTTGATGATAGTTCTATGGAGGTGTATGCGCTTGTCTAGCTACTGGGACTGGTTTGAAGAGTTCCGCAGATACGTGAGAGAGAGAATAAAGAATATTGAAGACTTGTTCAACGAAATACACAGTGAAATAGACTCCTCACTCTTCACAGGATACAAACCTGGCAACCTGGAAGAGCCTCTATACAGAATAGAGGACCATGGGGATCACTATAGAATTCTAATAGACCTACCTGCAGCTGATCCTGACAGTGTTGTAGTGGACGTATTTGAAGACCACGTATTAATCAAAGCCAATA encodes:
- a CDS encoding Hsp20/alpha crystallin family protein gives rise to the protein MSSYWDWFEEFRRYVRERIKNIEDLFNEIHSEIDSSLFTGYKPGNLEEPLYRIEDHGDHYRILIDLPAADPDSVVVDVFEDHVLIKANIREEAMYEYENALGRRVWMRNYSTSITFPSPIDTSTVKAERKANILIITVKKK